One Thalassoglobus sp. JC818 genomic region harbors:
- a CDS encoding SLC13 family permease, whose product MNESLESPSPDRTRRNWISVAIAILLFVGVICLPTPKGMTAEAHRLAAITVLMATMWLTQPIHIAATSLIPIAAYPFLGILTAKEVSLQYADHNVFLYLGGFAIAVAIERCGLHRRIALHIISRVGSSPRQLVFGFMLTSAILSMWISNTATTMMMLPIALAMLTTLKDALRTSDPEQAKLVGDKLTVPILLGIAYASSIGGLSTFVGTPTNVTFLGFWDQSFVPQGYESLSMAEWMASFVPLSVLMLLATGGVLTIGLPSVKNTEKYGREFFRQQLTDLGRASRTERRVFSVFVMTALLWVLRKPIMFDSYQLLPDWPGICVQLAASLGVDISYLPEYVQDSSIAIAMAMLLFLIPGDVDSNGESQPLLTWTAAEAGLPWGMILLIGSGFAMAQGFEVTQLGDWLGQRFAEQLQGKSPTVIVAGICLMVTFLTEFTTNVATVNTLQPTLAAMAEQLTIDPRLLLIPAAISASCAFMLPIATPPNAIVFGSGRVPITSMVRYGILLNLVGVVLVTLVTTQLASRMMGF is encoded by the coding sequence GCCTGCCGACGCCAAAAGGAATGACTGCCGAAGCTCATCGTCTGGCTGCGATCACCGTCCTTATGGCGACGATGTGGTTGACGCAGCCGATTCACATCGCAGCGACAAGTCTGATTCCCATTGCTGCTTATCCGTTTCTGGGGATTCTCACCGCGAAAGAAGTGAGCCTGCAGTATGCGGATCACAACGTCTTTCTGTACCTCGGAGGTTTCGCGATTGCAGTGGCGATCGAGCGGTGTGGCCTGCATAGGCGAATAGCACTGCACATTATCAGTCGAGTTGGCAGCAGCCCGAGACAGTTGGTCTTCGGGTTTATGTTGACCTCCGCGATTCTCTCGATGTGGATTTCGAATACCGCCACAACAATGATGATGTTGCCCATCGCTCTGGCGATGCTGACCACTCTCAAAGATGCACTTCGCACAAGTGATCCGGAGCAGGCGAAGCTCGTCGGCGATAAATTGACCGTGCCGATTCTGCTCGGCATCGCTTACGCCTCGAGCATCGGCGGACTTTCAACGTTTGTGGGAACGCCGACGAATGTCACATTTCTCGGTTTTTGGGACCAGTCGTTTGTTCCGCAGGGTTACGAGAGTTTGTCGATGGCGGAGTGGATGGCATCCTTTGTTCCGCTCAGCGTGCTCATGCTGCTTGCAACGGGAGGCGTTCTGACGATCGGCCTTCCATCGGTGAAGAACACCGAGAAATACGGCCGCGAATTCTTCCGTCAGCAACTGACTGATTTAGGCCGGGCGAGTCGAACCGAGCGGCGAGTCTTCAGCGTCTTCGTTATGACAGCCCTGCTCTGGGTGCTGCGCAAACCGATCATGTTCGATTCGTATCAGCTTCTTCCCGATTGGCCGGGAATCTGTGTTCAGCTAGCTGCCAGTCTGGGTGTCGACATCAGCTACTTGCCTGAGTACGTTCAGGATTCTTCGATTGCCATTGCGATGGCGATGTTATTGTTCCTGATTCCGGGTGACGTCGATTCCAATGGCGAGAGTCAACCGTTGCTGACATGGACAGCAGCGGAAGCTGGCCTTCCGTGGGGGATGATCTTGCTGATCGGCAGCGGGTTCGCGATGGCTCAGGGATTCGAAGTGACTCAACTTGGTGACTGGTTGGGACAACGCTTCGCGGAACAGCTTCAAGGAAAATCGCCGACAGTCATCGTCGCTGGCATTTGTCTGATGGTCACATTCCTGACAGAGTTCACCACCAACGTCGCGACGGTGAATACGCTTCAGCCAACGCTCGCAGCGATGGCGGAACAGTTGACGATTGACCCGCGACTGCTGCTGATCCCCGCTGCTATCTCAGCGAGCTGCGCGTTCATGCTTCCGATCGCTACTCCTCCGAATGCGATTGTGTTCGGCTCCGGCAGAGTTCCCATCACGTCGATGGTCCGCTACGGGATTCTCTTGAATCTTGTCGGCGTGGTCTTAGTGACATTGGTGACCACTCAACTCGCTTCTCGAATGATGGGATTTTAG
- a CDS encoding PSD1 and planctomycete cytochrome C domain-containing protein produces MLSRPFVHLDVMKLSPQNLLIVALVVSGWNFSDLEADEVSFGRDVRPILAGKCYKCHGPDENTREADLRLDLRSAATEDRGGYQAIVPKNLDQSELYTRISSDDEFLVMPPADSNLQLTDEEIDVLKRWIEAGAPYEEHWAFQAPNLPAIPVNEHSDWPANPIDHFVLNRMHEHGLKPAPPADRYSLLRRVYIDLIGLPPTIEEVDEFLNSTDEDAYEKLVDKLLNSPQYGEHWASHWLDLARYSDTNGYEKDRPRSIWPYRDWVINAINSDLPFDQFTIEQLAGDMLDNPTADQLVATGFHRNTMLNEEGGIDPLEYRYYAMVDRVATTGTVWLGMTIGCAQCHTHKYDPITHTDYFGMMGLLNNADEIDLIVPDAEVAAQNEDILAQIAQLESQLAAKFPPRDGDEPEEQRRQEHLKQQFDQWLKEQADVVRNWEVLRPVAMKTNLPRLEELPDGSILSTGDITKRDEFELTFDLAALSQSGPITALKLEALPDDRLPARGPGRAFYEGRKGDFFLSELTASRDETLLPLRKASHSFGKISVGSGSADAVNILDGNGSTGWSTSTAEGQRHELVINFETPLETQGQLTITMLFERHFAASLGRFRFSVTTDSRTSVATGLPVHLAEQLVAGEESLSDEVRQELMRHFLSTTPLLAEERKTIEKLQARLKDPTTTMIFSERPDDNPRPTFRHHRGEYLQAREEVAPHLPSLFLSETEDAPENRLEFAQWLVSSENPLVGRVTVNRHWQAFFGQGLVTTSEDFGTQSSQPTHPDLLDWLANRFVSQPDSGEYALGWSRKELHRLIVTSATYRQSSVVDESVRESDPKNSWLARGPRKRMRAEVIRDSMLRAAGVLVEKVGGPSVYPPQPESVVKVAYGNPNWPVETGEDRYRRSLYTFSKRTAPFAAFTVFDAPTGENCIVRRDRSNTPLQALTMLNDAMFLEVAQKAAQSLSVGDQDPAELVAILFRKFLTRPPTESEVGAILEFRDRQLARFDSEELSVEEITGGSESSADEASWVMVARVLMNLDEAVTKP; encoded by the coding sequence TTGTTATCCCGCCCCTTCGTCCATCTGGATGTCATGAAGTTGTCCCCGCAGAACCTCTTGATTGTCGCCCTCGTTGTGAGTGGCTGGAACTTTTCCGACCTCGAAGCGGATGAAGTCTCTTTTGGACGAGACGTTCGTCCGATTTTGGCCGGGAAGTGTTACAAGTGTCACGGGCCGGATGAGAACACTCGAGAAGCGGATCTGCGTCTCGATCTTCGATCCGCTGCAACGGAGGATCGCGGAGGCTACCAGGCGATCGTTCCGAAGAATCTCGATCAGAGCGAACTGTATACTCGAATTTCGAGCGATGATGAGTTCCTCGTCATGCCGCCGGCAGATTCGAATCTTCAGTTGACCGATGAGGAAATCGATGTCCTGAAACGATGGATTGAAGCTGGTGCTCCTTACGAAGAACATTGGGCATTTCAGGCTCCCAATTTGCCTGCGATTCCTGTCAACGAGCACTCCGACTGGCCGGCGAATCCGATCGATCATTTCGTCCTCAATCGCATGCACGAACATGGTCTCAAGCCAGCTCCGCCAGCTGATCGCTATTCACTGCTGCGACGAGTGTACATCGATCTGATTGGGCTGCCTCCTACGATTGAAGAAGTCGATGAGTTTCTGAATTCGACCGACGAGGACGCATACGAGAAACTTGTCGACAAGTTGTTGAACTCCCCTCAGTACGGCGAACACTGGGCGAGTCATTGGCTCGATCTGGCGAGGTACTCAGACACAAACGGGTACGAGAAGGATCGTCCGCGTTCGATTTGGCCGTATCGAGACTGGGTGATCAATGCCATCAATTCAGATCTACCTTTCGATCAGTTCACCATCGAACAGCTGGCTGGTGACATGCTGGACAATCCCACTGCCGATCAGTTGGTTGCGACCGGATTTCATCGAAACACGATGTTGAATGAAGAAGGCGGAATCGATCCCTTGGAGTACCGATATTACGCGATGGTCGATCGTGTGGCGACGACCGGAACAGTTTGGCTCGGAATGACAATCGGTTGCGCTCAATGTCACACGCACAAATATGATCCGATTACGCATACTGATTACTTCGGGATGATGGGGCTTTTGAACAATGCTGATGAGATCGACTTAATTGTTCCTGATGCAGAAGTGGCAGCTCAAAATGAAGACATTCTCGCTCAGATTGCCCAGCTGGAATCGCAACTCGCGGCAAAGTTTCCGCCACGTGATGGAGATGAACCGGAGGAACAGCGACGACAGGAACACCTCAAACAGCAATTCGATCAGTGGTTGAAAGAGCAGGCAGATGTCGTTCGAAACTGGGAAGTTCTTCGTCCCGTGGCGATGAAGACGAATCTTCCGCGACTTGAGGAACTGCCCGATGGATCAATTCTCTCGACTGGTGACATCACGAAACGAGATGAATTCGAGCTGACATTCGACTTGGCGGCGTTGAGCCAATCCGGACCAATTACAGCACTGAAGCTTGAAGCACTGCCGGACGATCGCCTCCCCGCTCGGGGACCCGGGCGAGCATTTTACGAAGGTCGAAAGGGTGATTTCTTCCTGAGTGAACTGACAGCTTCACGAGACGAAACTCTCCTCCCCTTGCGTAAAGCATCGCACAGCTTCGGGAAGATCAGCGTCGGAAGCGGATCAGCTGATGCCGTCAACATCCTCGACGGAAATGGATCGACAGGCTGGTCGACGTCGACCGCCGAAGGTCAACGGCATGAACTGGTGATCAACTTTGAAACCCCGCTCGAAACGCAGGGGCAATTGACGATCACGATGTTGTTCGAGCGGCATTTTGCGGCCAGTCTCGGACGATTTCGATTCAGTGTCACCACCGATTCAAGAACGTCTGTCGCAACAGGCCTTCCGGTCCATCTTGCGGAACAACTCGTCGCTGGCGAAGAGAGTTTGTCGGACGAAGTTCGTCAGGAGTTGATGCGGCATTTTCTGAGCACAACACCGTTGCTCGCGGAAGAGCGAAAAACGATCGAAAAGCTTCAGGCTCGTCTGAAGGATCCAACGACAACGATGATCTTTTCCGAGCGGCCCGATGACAATCCGCGACCGACGTTCCGTCATCATCGCGGAGAATACCTTCAGGCTCGAGAAGAAGTGGCTCCTCATCTTCCGTCTTTATTCTTAAGTGAGACAGAAGACGCGCCCGAGAACCGGTTGGAATTTGCTCAATGGCTTGTGAGCAGCGAGAATCCGCTCGTTGGGCGTGTGACCGTCAACCGGCATTGGCAAGCGTTCTTTGGTCAGGGGCTGGTGACCACGAGTGAAGACTTCGGAACCCAGTCGAGTCAGCCCACGCATCCAGACCTTCTCGATTGGTTGGCGAATCGATTTGTCAGCCAACCGGATTCTGGAGAATACGCACTCGGCTGGTCTCGCAAAGAACTGCACCGACTCATCGTGACCAGTGCGACCTATCGTCAAAGCTCGGTCGTTGATGAAAGCGTTCGCGAGAGCGATCCGAAGAACAGCTGGCTTGCCAGAGGTCCACGCAAACGAATGCGTGCGGAAGTAATTCGAGATTCAATGCTTCGAGCGGCGGGCGTTCTCGTTGAAAAAGTCGGCGGCCCAAGTGTTTATCCGCCACAACCGGAGTCAGTCGTCAAAGTTGCGTACGGGAATCCGAACTGGCCCGTCGAAACAGGGGAGGACCGGTATCGTCGATCGCTTTACACTTTCTCGAAACGAACGGCTCCCTTTGCCGCGTTCACTGTTTTCGATGCTCCCACGGGCGAGAACTGCATTGTTCGTCGTGACCGCAGCAATACTCCATTGCAGGCGTTGACCATGCTCAATGATGCGATGTTTCTCGAAGTTGCTCAGAAGGCTGCTCAATCCTTGAGTGTCGGCGATCAAGATCCTGCCGAGCTTGTGGCGATTCTGTTCAGGAAGTTTCTCACACGTCCACCGACTGAATCAGAAGTCGGCGCGATTCTTGAGTTTCGTGATCGCCAGCTGGCGAGGTTTGATTCTGAAGAATTAAGTGTCGAGGAAATCACTGGAGGCAGCGAGAGTTCCGCTGATGAGGCATCGTGGGTGATGGTGGCGCGAGTGTTGATGAATTTGGATGAGGCAGTGACGAAACCATGA
- a CDS encoding DUF1501 domain-containing protein, with the protein MTFSHLQNQTRRQFFADCGIGLGKISLGSLLASQAYANTSATVGLTPRVKRVIYLFMAGAPSQLELFDYKPKLKELEGKPIPPSVIKGQRYAFIQPDAAVLGPRFSFQKHGESGTELSEMLPHLGKVADEIAVVRSVHTDQFNHSPAQIFLNTGSPIPGRPSIGSWLSYGIGSEAEDLPGFVVLKSGGSLSGGASMWSSGFLPSNHQGVPFRGQGDPILHVSNPSGFDNLAQRETLDLIRDLNTKQLNVVGDPEIRTRIEAYELAWKMQSAAPELMDFSQETESTLELYGMDEKRPNEFARNCLLARRLAERGVRFIQVYHAGWDHHSNVEGGVKNQAQTTDQAAAALIVDLKQRGLLDETLVIWGGEFGRTPMVESSAALGRENGRDHHPQAFTMWFSGGGIRSGTTIGQTDELGFSIVEDPVHVHDVQATLLHLLGIDHEKLTFTYQGRPFRLTDVHGHVIDKLLS; encoded by the coding sequence ATGACATTTTCACACCTTCAAAATCAGACGCGTCGACAGTTCTTCGCAGATTGCGGAATTGGCCTCGGGAAGATATCGCTCGGCTCCCTGCTTGCCAGTCAGGCGTATGCCAATACCAGTGCGACTGTCGGGCTGACTCCTCGTGTGAAGCGAGTGATCTATCTCTTTATGGCTGGAGCGCCGAGTCAGTTAGAGCTCTTCGACTACAAACCGAAGCTTAAGGAGCTAGAAGGAAAACCAATTCCTCCTTCGGTAATCAAAGGGCAGCGGTATGCTTTCATTCAACCTGACGCAGCTGTTTTAGGGCCGCGTTTTTCGTTCCAGAAGCACGGCGAGAGTGGGACTGAGCTTTCCGAAATGCTCCCGCATCTGGGGAAAGTTGCAGATGAGATTGCCGTCGTTCGGTCGGTTCACACCGATCAGTTCAATCATTCCCCTGCTCAAATCTTCCTGAACACCGGGAGTCCCATCCCCGGTCGACCGTCGATTGGTTCGTGGCTCAGCTACGGCATCGGAAGCGAGGCAGAAGACCTTCCCGGGTTCGTGGTTCTCAAGAGCGGCGGCAGCCTGAGCGGTGGTGCGTCGATGTGGAGTTCCGGGTTTCTTCCGAGCAATCATCAGGGAGTTCCGTTCCGGGGTCAGGGAGATCCCATTCTGCACGTTTCCAATCCGAGTGGGTTCGACAATCTTGCCCAGAGAGAGACGCTCGATCTCATTCGAGATCTCAATACGAAACAGCTCAACGTCGTGGGTGATCCGGAAATCCGAACGCGGATCGAAGCGTACGAACTTGCTTGGAAAATGCAGTCCGCAGCCCCTGAGCTGATGGACTTCTCACAAGAGACGGAATCAACGCTTGAACTCTATGGAATGGACGAGAAACGTCCGAATGAGTTTGCACGAAACTGTCTGCTGGCTCGCCGGCTGGCTGAGCGGGGAGTCCGCTTCATTCAGGTTTATCACGCGGGCTGGGATCATCATTCGAATGTCGAAGGAGGAGTGAAGAACCAAGCACAGACGACCGATCAAGCTGCCGCTGCTTTGATCGTTGATCTCAAGCAGCGTGGGTTGCTCGATGAGACGCTGGTCATCTGGGGTGGAGAGTTTGGACGAACTCCGATGGTCGAATCGAGTGCAGCTCTCGGTCGAGAGAACGGCCGTGATCATCATCCACAAGCATTCACGATGTGGTTTTCAGGAGGCGGAATCCGGTCTGGAACGACAATCGGCCAGACCGATGAACTCGGGTTTTCAATTGTCGAAGATCCTGTTCATGTTCACGACGTCCAGGCGACGCTGTTGCATCTGTTGGGGATCGATCACGAAAAGCTGACGTTCACTTACCAGGGACGCCCATTCCGTCTGACCGATGTTCACGGACATGTGATCGATAAGCTATTGAGCTGA
- a CDS encoding RbsD/FucU family protein has translation MLKHTLIHPQINEVLGRAGHHSKILIADGNYPAYNTLGPNADLVCLNLSPGIVSCTDVLKALLTAIPIEAANTMGIPDDDPYKLAGDPPIWGEYRTILKDAGSDVELEPIQKWDFYDAVASRDHVLTIQTADQELWANLLLTMGVRKPGE, from the coding sequence ATGCTCAAGCACACTCTCATTCATCCTCAAATCAATGAAGTTCTCGGTCGGGCGGGACATCATTCAAAAATTCTCATCGCCGATGGAAACTACCCCGCTTACAACACTCTCGGACCGAATGCAGATCTCGTTTGCCTGAACCTTTCTCCGGGAATTGTAAGTTGCACCGACGTTCTCAAAGCTCTGTTGACGGCGATTCCGATCGAAGCTGCGAACACGATGGGCATTCCTGACGACGACCCGTACAAACTCGCTGGTGATCCTCCGATCTGGGGTGAGTACCGCACGATTCTTAAGGATGCTGGCTCAGACGTTGAGTTGGAACCGATCCAGAAGTGGGACTTTTACGATGCTGTGGCGAGTCGAGACCATGTCTTGACCATTCAAACCGCAGATCAGGAATTGTGGGCGAATCTGCTGCTGACGATGGGAGTTCGCAAGCCCGGTGAGTAG
- a CDS encoding FHA domain-containing protein translates to MAHAELRVISGKHSGSSIPLPSGKFLVGREEDCHLRPNSDLVSRHHCVFTLDDYGLRLRDLGSTNGSFVNGEKIRGSVVLNSGDQVSIGKLEFQVVIGDALPDDTQTNLASEMNTEIINPQPADQPVGSSADDDSDLLNELLAEASPEDAASNTIVSDAAAPSSDTMINIPTQPPAGFEGQMPPQTGDTQYFVPGGMPQMPPMGYPQQMGYPQQMMPYGYPGFPQMGYPQQPVAYPPGYPQPYPQGPPQEQPAEPAQEQSSSVEEPAVRLPDPSETGVKPPEPPKPDDEKQEKTADAKAKEEAPSAAANAIQQYLQRRPKGKS, encoded by the coding sequence ATGGCGCATGCGGAATTACGAGTAATTTCCGGGAAGCACTCTGGAAGTTCGATCCCTCTCCCATCTGGGAAATTTCTTGTCGGGCGTGAAGAAGACTGTCATCTCCGTCCCAATAGCGATCTGGTGAGCCGTCACCATTGCGTATTCACTCTTGACGACTACGGGCTTCGCCTTCGTGATCTCGGAAGCACAAACGGATCATTCGTCAACGGTGAAAAGATTCGGGGATCAGTCGTTCTCAACTCGGGCGATCAGGTTTCGATCGGCAAGCTTGAGTTTCAGGTTGTCATCGGCGACGCTTTGCCGGACGACACACAAACGAATCTCGCCAGCGAGATGAACACAGAGATCATCAATCCGCAACCCGCTGATCAGCCAGTCGGAAGCTCTGCGGACGATGACAGCGACTTGCTCAATGAGCTTCTTGCAGAAGCCAGCCCAGAAGACGCAGCCTCAAACACAATCGTCTCCGACGCCGCTGCCCCATCATCAGACACGATGATTAACATTCCGACCCAGCCTCCCGCAGGTTTCGAAGGCCAGATGCCTCCCCAGACTGGAGACACTCAGTACTTCGTTCCAGGCGGAATGCCTCAGATGCCTCCCATGGGATACCCACAACAGATGGGTTATCCTCAGCAAATGATGCCTTACGGCTACCCCGGATTCCCTCAGATGGGCTACCCGCAACAACCAGTTGCGTACCCACCAGGATATCCGCAGCCGTATCCTCAAGGCCCGCCACAGGAACAGCCAGCCGAGCCAGCTCAGGAACAATCCTCTTCTGTCGAGGAACCTGCTGTCCGTCTGCCCGACCCATCTGAAACCGGTGTCAAACCGCCTGAACCGCCAAAGCCTGACGACGAGAAGCAAGAAAAGACGGCCGACGCCAAAGCGAAAGAGGAAGCTCCGTCAGCAGCAGCCAACGCGATTCAGCAATACCTGCAGCGACGCCCAAAAGGCAAAAGCTAA
- a CDS encoding 2,3-bisphosphoglycerate-independent phosphoglycerate mutase produces MSDVHDLTRALQKKNDSKIVLLVADGLGGLPKNPGDLTELETAKTPNLDALAQRGTSGLSTPVLPGITPGSGPGHLGLFGYDPLQYQIGRGVLEALGIDFELGPDDVAIRGNFCTLDEHGNITDRRAGRIGNDIAAPLCEKLNQIKIPGVEVFVQHVKEYRLVVVFRGPGLGGDVHDTDPQKTGVPPLVPEAKAPGSEKTIEVAHQFLQQARDLLKNDSPANFLTLRGIAKRPPIPTFEEVYGTRAGAIAVYPMYRGLARLVGMDVLDAGQTLSDQCDRLKAAWDDYDFFFMHFKYTDSTGEDGNFEAKVQRTEELDAAIPRIMEQNPTVLIVTGDHSTPSKMKSHSWHPVPTLITAENCRFDGRPGFSEKDCLQGGLGQFEAKYLMLMALAHAGRLEKFGA; encoded by the coding sequence ATGTCTGACGTTCACGATCTCACCCGTGCACTCCAAAAGAAGAACGATTCAAAAATTGTTCTCCTCGTCGCTGACGGACTTGGTGGGCTTCCCAAGAATCCAGGTGATCTGACGGAACTCGAAACTGCCAAGACACCGAATCTGGACGCGCTCGCACAACGAGGAACGAGTGGACTCAGCACGCCCGTTCTGCCAGGTATCACACCCGGCAGTGGTCCCGGTCACCTTGGCCTGTTCGGGTACGATCCGCTTCAATACCAGATTGGCCGCGGAGTCCTCGAAGCACTCGGAATTGACTTCGAACTCGGTCCAGACGATGTCGCGATTCGTGGAAATTTCTGCACACTCGACGAGCACGGCAACATCACTGACCGACGTGCTGGCCGAATCGGAAACGACATCGCAGCTCCGCTTTGTGAGAAGCTGAATCAAATCAAAATTCCAGGCGTGGAAGTCTTCGTTCAACACGTCAAGGAATACCGACTCGTCGTCGTCTTCCGCGGTCCCGGTCTCGGTGGTGATGTTCACGACACCGATCCTCAAAAAACCGGAGTTCCTCCACTCGTCCCGGAAGCCAAAGCACCCGGATCAGAGAAAACGATCGAAGTCGCTCATCAGTTCCTGCAACAGGCACGTGATCTTCTCAAAAACGACAGCCCCGCGAACTTTCTGACTCTTCGTGGAATCGCCAAGCGTCCACCCATTCCAACCTTTGAAGAGGTTTACGGGACGCGAGCCGGAGCCATCGCAGTTTATCCCATGTACCGCGGACTCGCTCGTCTCGTCGGAATGGACGTCCTCGATGCTGGCCAAACATTGAGCGATCAATGTGACCGCCTCAAAGCTGCCTGGGACGACTACGACTTCTTCTTCATGCACTTCAAATACACCGACTCCACTGGCGAAGACGGAAACTTCGAAGCCAAAGTTCAGCGCACAGAAGAACTCGATGCTGCCATTCCGCGCATCATGGAACAAAACCCGACAGTGCTGATCGTCACCGGAGATCACAGCACACCGAGCAAGATGAAGTCCCACAGCTGGCACCCGGTTCCAACGTTGATCACCGCCGAAAACTGCCGATTTGATGGTCGCCCGGGATTCAGTGAAAAAGACTGCCTGCAGGGCGGGCTCGGACAGTTCGAAGCGAAATACCTGATGCTTATGGCACTCGCTCACGCTGGCCGACTTGAAAAATTCGGCGCATAG
- a CDS encoding sugar phosphate isomerase/epimerase family protein — protein MTQLEWSRRDFLTSAALGGLALNFGLSLQAAKPVVRTGEPYMKLSLAAYSFNRELPRNWPTVRESNSSMTLLDFIDFCASQNLDGTELTSYYFPAEVTDAYLAEIKERTFRLGLDISGTAIGNDFCLGPGQERDAQISMTKQWIDYAAFMGAPVIRIFAGKVPSGGDEPSALKRCVDGINECVQYAASKGVVLALENHGGITATPEQLLAIVKEVQPSPCFGVNFDSGNFRTEDPYGDLAKIAPYAVNAQIKVAISPNGAGKEPTDLGRVVGILKDHGYRGYVVLEYEEQNPREEIPKYLDELRKLIS, from the coding sequence ATGACACAACTTGAATGGTCGCGTCGAGACTTTCTCACCTCTGCTGCCCTGGGAGGTCTTGCACTAAATTTCGGGCTTTCATTGCAAGCGGCGAAACCGGTTGTGCGAACCGGGGAACCCTACATGAAATTGTCGCTGGCAGCCTACTCGTTCAATCGAGAATTGCCTCGCAACTGGCCAACCGTTCGCGAATCCAACTCGTCGATGACGTTGCTTGACTTCATCGACTTCTGTGCGAGTCAAAATCTCGATGGGACAGAGCTGACGAGCTATTACTTCCCCGCCGAAGTGACGGACGCGTATCTGGCAGAGATCAAGGAGCGAACGTTCCGTTTGGGACTCGACATTTCCGGAACAGCCATCGGGAATGACTTCTGTCTTGGGCCCGGTCAGGAACGTGATGCTCAGATTTCGATGACCAAACAGTGGATCGATTACGCGGCGTTCATGGGAGCGCCGGTCATTCGCATCTTCGCTGGAAAGGTTCCCTCAGGAGGCGATGAACCATCGGCGCTGAAGAGATGCGTCGACGGCATCAATGAGTGTGTCCAATATGCCGCTTCTAAAGGTGTGGTGCTCGCACTTGAAAATCACGGCGGAATCACAGCCACTCCCGAGCAACTGCTGGCCATCGTGAAGGAAGTCCAACCGTCGCCTTGTTTCGGAGTGAACTTTGACAGCGGGAACTTCCGCACGGAAGACCCCTACGGCGATCTCGCGAAGATTGCTCCATACGCGGTCAACGCTCAAATTAAAGTTGCCATTTCCCCGAATGGGGCAGGAAAAGAGCCGACCGATTTGGGCCGGGTCGTCGGCATTCTGAAAGATCATGGCTATCGTGGGTACGTCGTCCTGGAGTACGAAGAGCAAAATCCCCGTGAAGAGATTCCAAAGTATCTGGACGAACTGAGAAAACTGATTTCTTAG
- a CDS encoding CbiX/SirB N-terminal domain-containing protein, whose translation MTSAILLVAHGSRRPEANADLYQLAELFKTQRPDSLVEIGFLELTEPTIPDGLSKCAERGATSIAILPYFLSQGAHVAEDLINFRDQFQEQFPKIECYVCPPIGLHSKLVELMMIRLDEGTQTHHQQQKTS comes from the coding sequence ATGACTTCAGCAATTCTTCTCGTCGCTCACGGGAGTCGACGCCCCGAAGCAAATGCCGACCTCTATCAACTGGCGGAACTTTTCAAAACGCAACGCCCCGACTCTCTCGTCGAGATTGGATTCCTCGAACTGACCGAACCGACGATCCCTGACGGGCTGTCGAAATGCGCTGAGCGCGGCGCAACATCCATAGCAATTTTGCCATACTTTTTGTCGCAAGGCGCCCACGTTGCTGAAGATCTCATCAATTTCCGCGATCAGTTTCAGGAACAGTTCCCGAAGATTGAATGCTATGTCTGTCCGCCGATTGGCCTGCATTCCAAACTGGTTGAACTGATGATGATTCGTCTCGATGAAGGAACCCAAACTCATCACCAACAGCAGAAGACGTCGTGA